CAGCGCATCGGTGTTCCGCAGCtcctggatgcagcactgcagcagctccgaTGCCCGCCTGAGGCCGGCTGTGAAGGGATGCAGCTTCTGTGGGGGACACACACGGCGGGTCAGCAGGGGCAGCCGGCCcatgaggagaaggaggaggaggagcagtgccgggacagagcagggaataCTGTGAGGCACTGGGTTAAAGCTGATGAGGAAGGGAGCGTGGTGGTGGatgggcagctgcaggcaggagcaggtaGGAAGGAGCTTGACCCTCCTGTGCTCTCCTTTTCATTCCCTTCTCCCAGGCCTTCTTGTCACTTTTCCAGGGATGTGTGTGGGACATGTAAGAGGcagtggggacagagggacacagggGAGGTGAGGCAATGGCTCTTGGTGTGGTAACAGACACCTGGAAGAATTGAACCCACTCGCCGTGGCAGTAGGGGAAGGCACCGTCCAGCtctgggggcagctgggagctgtcGACGTGGCGGCCCAGCGCCTTCAGCGATGTCAGGGTCTCcacctgcagggcacagggcttGTAaggctgcctggagcagggaataaTCCCCTACTGCCCCAAcccaggggacagggacaggctcACCTGCACCCCGGACAGCCTCTCACGGTGAGAGACCAGCTCCTTCTCGGCCAGGAGCAGCATGCTGTGGATGCAGCCTGGAGAGACACTCTGTGGGAGGCAGGGGAGAATCACCTGGGCAAACCCCACACACAGCCCTCAGGTCACCCATGGCAGTGCCGGGGTTTCCTGGGTTGGCTGAAGCTGCAGCGCCAGCACACCTTCACCCTGCAAGGCTCCGAGGGACCCCCAAAGGGTGGCAGCACTCCCTCCCAGACAGGAACACCCCTGGCATGTCTGTGGCACAGGCACACAGAGCCTGGCGTACCTGGACGGAGCGGAGGGCCGAGAACAGGATGGGAGCCGGCGGCTGCTTCCTGGCATCCACCACAACCGTCAGCCCAACGTCCTTTGCCTCTCGCCTCTCGCCATTCTTCACTTCTTTCCTGGTGAggcaaaacacagcaggagtGGGGGGTCCTTCCCTAGGGCAGGACCCTCTCAAAGCCCCCTCCCACATTCTGCAcccccaggcaggcaggaaccCACAGCCACAGGTGGTGCCTCATCCCTGTGGGATGCCTCTGCCAAGGGCTCAGAGCATGTGCTTCTGGCAGGGGCATGGTCCAGGGTCCTCGGGGATGTGCCCAAACCAGCATGTGTGGGATGCTGGACACCCATCCTGACTTagcctgggagctgcctgggagcCCTGagccaggaagcagcaggggGTCCCCGGTTGGTCCTGCTGGCCCTTAcctggggagggagcagaggtAGAGGATGAGCCTCGCCAGCTCCGCAGCTGAGCACCACGCAGCCCGCCAGGCACTGCCACTGGTGGTCACCAGGAGCAGGGCCCTGCCCAGCTTGTCCGAGCTCCCTGTGGGGAAAAGGTGAGTGATCCCTGTGGCAGCAACCTGCCACACCTGAGCACCCCACAATGGGCTGGGGTACCCATCGGTTCTGCCTCAGCTCAGGGCCCGCCAAGGTGCAGCCCCTCTGGCCCTTCCAGAGGGGGAGAGCCAGCCCGGGGGTGCTCTCGAGATGAATGCCTGGaattccagagctgctggggatggttttcctgagaaaaagatgggttttgttactgctttttgGTTCTTGGGAAAAAGAAGGAGCCAAATGTTTAGTATTTGGCAGCTAAAGCTGAACAGCTTCACTGGAGAGGAATGGTGTGGGAGGGCTTGGGGCGGCTGGGActggggcagctgctctgcacaggctgcCTGCATTTATGTTTTTAACGTTTTTGCCCAGCTGAAAGGAAATTTTCCGCTTGGAGTATTTCTGGCCTCCAGCAAAGCCCTGAAAACTTCCTCTAGAACaccctctccagcagcctgtGTTTCCATCCAGAGACCTCTCCCGCCCATGCCCCGGGCTCGCGATGCCAGCAGTACCTGGCAGGCAGATGATGCCTGAGCGCAGCAGCCCAGCGTGCAGgtcctgccaggctggaggctcctgcccagcagtgccagtgctggcCACAGAGGGACCATTCTTGCAGCTGGCACTTTCCGGGCACCGTTCCTCCgtgggagcagcagtggctgcattCATACCTGTGCACGGGGAtagaggagagagaagctggCGACACACAGCGAAGCAAAGGAATAGCGaagccccagcagtgcctggtcAGGCGCCGCAGCCCCACAGAACAgcacctttccctgctgccctggctctgcccatCCTGGGAGAGTAGATGGCCGACATCTTCTTCCAGGCCCCCTCGTGCTGGCCGGTGACTCTTTCATCCCCGGGGGCTGCCCCTAGCCATGTGCCCTTCAGGAAGGAGAACTTGTGGCTGGAAcctggggggagctgggggctgccccGCTGCACCAACCCCCCTTGCCCCGgcaccccaggagctgctcGGCGGGACTGGCGGGTGAGAAGCTTGGGGCTGCCAGCccccttcctgtgctgtgtggggGTCTCACGGGGGGTGACAGGGGGCAGCTCAGGGCCGGGGCTGTCTGGCTCCTCCAGGATGGCTGCCATTAGCCCAGAGCCGAAGCTCACCGGGTTCTGCAGTGCAGCCATGTAGGAGTCACGTTGGCGGCACTTTGGGCCATGTGGCCCTGGCTCCTGGGTCAGCTTCCTCCCCAGGCACGGGCTGCAGGGACTCTCCTCTGAGCTCAGTGCTCCCCCACAGGGCCAGGCATCTGCTTCTGTTCCCCCATTCCATGGGAGCTTcacctcagccccagcccttaTTCTCCCTGGAAGGCAGGGGGGCAACAGGGATCTGGTCAGGAGGTCCATGTCCTCCTGGGATTGCTCCAGCAGGTCTACATACTCCCCCTCCAGGTTCTGGCTGATGATTTCACTgaggctgggcacagccagtGGGGCCAGCTTCTTCcgcagccctgcctgctccaccTTGATCAGTCCCGGGTATCGTCCCTGGCTCGACGTCCGAGAGGTGGCCttgcagcctgggatggtgcCCACAATGTTGCTGTAGGGTGTGGGGACATTGGCTGTGCCATGGGGCACAGGTGTGCCAGGTGCTGCCAGCTCAGGTACAGTCTCAGGAGCAGGTTCATGCCAGGCATCTGCAGGCACACTgtcagctccagccctgggcttGTCAGTGAACTCGGGCGTAGCAATCCGGCTCCACGGCAGTGGGGTGACACCGTTCTCAGTGGCCACCAGGCAGGTGTGCAGGGGAGCTCCGGCCCAGCTGCTGTTCACCTCCTCCAGCCACGCGTTGGTGAAGAGCAGTGCGTGGGTGGCCTCGGGGACTGGTGTCTCCTCCACTGAGCGCAGGTCCAGGGAGAGGTGCTTGACGGTGACACGCGCCGTGTGCTCCTCGCAGGGCTCTGCTTGCAGGTAGAAGTCCCCAGGGCGCAGCAGGAGGGGGTTGAGCGGCGCGAGGTGCACAACCACCTTCTCGTGCAGACACAAGGGCCAGCCTTCATGGAGAAAGATGCGGTTAAAGTAGGGAgcctgggagggaggaagaacaCAGCGCATGAGAgagccctgccagctctgtgcctcCCAGCCACCCCCACCCTGCGCTCttgctgcccagctctgtgcttcccGTGATGAGGATGAAAGAGCCTGGTGACCCAATGCATGTCCCTGAGCCAagcccctgcagcagagctctgcaagcCCACCCTGAGCCATGGCTATTCCCATGGTGTGGAGTCTACCCATGTGCTTACAGAGGGAAAACCCCTGCTTAAGTCTCTCCAGGATCAAGACAAGAGGACTCCAGAGTCCCCCTGCCCTTCTTGCCGGGACCACATGTGCTGGACCAGTCCCAGGGAGCTGGGTGTGCTATGGTCCCCTCTGCAGGGAGTGGATGGGACAAGGAGTGGACGTGcagggagggaccccacagGTCAGTGTGCCCATGCAGGCAGGACTCCTTAGGGCAAAACCCCCCGTGTCCAGGAGTGGCTTATGGGGGCACCATGGTGGGGCACAGGGGCTTACACAGGCCGCCTGCCGCAGGCGCTCGAAGAGCCGCTTGGCCGGAATGAGGaactggagcaggcagcagagcccatcCCCCTGGTAGCTGGTCTCCAGCAGCCGAAACACCTGGCCCAGGACGGTGGGAGCAGTGGCTTCGAAGGGGGGGTAGAGAGCCTGGAGAGCGCTTTGCACCGCCGCATCCAGCGACCTGGCATCCTGCGGGAGGAAAGTGTCGATGGTGGGAGAGCGGCCCCGCAGCGGGGACACCGTTCCCCCTGACCCGGTGCCTCTGCCCACCATCCCACGCTGCACTGTGCCACTGTCAGGGCCCTGGGACACCCACACTGGCAATGCTGCTGAGCTCAGGGGCTCCAAACCCTCCTGCGCTGGAAACGGAGGGAACCGGGAGTGGAGCAGAGCAAGCACGACGCAGGCGGGGCGTGCGGCACGGCGGGTCCGGTTCCCAGCGCCGGGCTGTGGTTAAGGAGCCTGGGATAAGCCCCGAGGCAGCAGCCGCCTTGCTCGGCCGCCAGCCATGTGGAGGCGGAGGAGCCGCAGCAGCCGAGGGGTTAAGCGGAGTCAGACCAGACAGATCGTGGGGCTGTGCCGGGCTCCGAGGCTCGCTGCAGGAATGCAGCAGATGGGAGGAAGGACAAACATCTGAAGATGGATAGGGTGTTTTGGTCCAGACTCATTGCTGAATTCGCCAAACTCAAAATTATTCCTGCATTTTCTGGGAAGCGTTCGTCCGCGTTGCATCCCCCCGCACTGCCCCAGAGCGGGGCGAGGACACTGGGTCTGTGCCACGTGTGAACCAGCAGTTCCCAGTTGACTCCCTCcgtgctgcaggagctgtagGCTGTGTGGCACGGCTGGTACACGGAGGGAAGCCATCCCACGGCTCCCGTGATGCCCAGGCTGCGCTCCAGGCAGCGCAGGGATGACTCTGGCATAGCTGTCAAGGGGAACCCATTGGTGAGTGGGGAAGAGGAACATCCTCCAGGCACCTGCTCCCATAAGAGCACCCAGGAAGTCTGGTGGGATTAGCTCAAGGTGAGCATTAGTTTCAGGCAGCTAATCCCTGGTCCAGGAGCCCATACAGAGACAAAGGGGCCACGGTTAATGCAGCTTAATTAGTTTTAATGTGCTTTAGCTAAAGCACTTTGCAGTCATGCTCTGGTTAATTCttcaggactttttttccaTGTCTCAGCACAGGAATCTCCTGCCCTTGCACCTGACAGGAGAATCCACAGAGCTaggcagaggaggaggcaaGCCAGTCCCTTCTCAGGGCCCTGATCTGCCAATGTGTTTCCTGTCCAGGCTTTCTGTCCTTGGACCTTTCTCCTCAAGCTTTGTCTTACTGTGCGCAGTAGAATGTACTACACAAGTAGACAAGTAGAATGGACTGGAGACCTTACTGTGGAAAATCCCTGCTGAAGGGCAAAGCCCAGCACCCCACTCCATGTTGCTCCAGTGGGGCCCTGGTGCAGCTACCACCTCcatgcccagcactgccaagctcTATCTCCCCATCCCAACACTGAGGTGAGGAGCCCCAACAGCACGGGAGGATCCATCCAGCTCCGAACACTGCCACACGAGATGAGCCGGAACTGCCTGACCTGCCTTCAACAGtcttttaaatccttccagggatggagactccgCCAttgcctgggcagcctgtgccaggacttgacaaacatttcagtgaagaaatttttctctaGTATCCAGTctaaccctcccctggcaccacttgaggctgtttcctctctgcctATCACCCAGGACTtcatccagcagcagggactgtgTGTGCCAGTATCAGGAGAGAACCAGGGACCGATGGAGGCACCAGACACAGCCTGGGTTGTGCTGGGGAATATTTTGGCCTGGAATGACTgactaaaaatgttttcatggaGTGTCACAAAGCACTTCATCACTGAGGGAGGCTTTTGGGGTAACCATGGTGCAGTGGCTCTGAGTTTGTAGGCGAAGCCACATCCGGGCCGGCCAGGAGCCCATAGGAATCCAAAAGCAGCCAGTTATCCCAGTCCCTCCACCCACTGCGAGGGAGCGAAGCCGGAACAAAGGCATTAGGGAGCATAAGGAGATTTACATTTGCAAagctatttccattttaataagCCAAAGTGCTGTTAAATAGAGATTGATATTTCTCCCCAAATACCcatatttttaaagtggtttACACCAATAAGACgggctggggtttggggttttggtgcGGTGAAGTTGTTTAACCCATGCCCAAAGCCACAGGGTGACTCAGCTTCAGCTCCTTTCTCCCCCCCCTGCTCAGGAAGGAGCGAGTTTTGAGCCTGGGACAAGTCCTGAATACCAATTCCTCTGCCTCTCCGGCAGCTCTTGCTGTCACCAGCTTTGGCAGGACACGATGCAAGCGCTCAGCCCGGCCCGGAGCGGGAGGCCGCGCTCAGCACAGAGCCCGGGGCAACGGCACGTGCCGGCTGCGGTGACGAATGATCCCATCGGTCTGCCGAGCATCCCCCTGTGCCGGCACGGCCCACACGGCAGCTCCCGCTCGCTGCACCCATCCCCCTGACAAACTCTGCAGGGAAGTTTAAGCATCGCAGGATGCAGCCCCGCACACGCCTGCCCAAGCGGCCACGGCCACGTCCTCCTCCACACCTGATCTCCAACCTTGCACTGACCTTCACCTTCACACCCACCTCCACCTCCACACTGACCTACCTCCACCTTCACACCCACCTCCACCTTCCATCTGCCTCTGCCTTCCCACCCAGCTGTGCCCTCACACGCACACCCACCTCTGCCTTTGCACCTCCTTCCACCTTCGCTCCCGACCTCCCTCTGCTGTCGCTCCCGCTGCCCACCCCGTGCCCACCCGGTGCCCGCGGGACGGCAGCCACGGGGAGGGGCAGCGGCAGGGAGAGGGATGCCCCAGGAATTACCAATGTTCCCAGGAAGTGGCAGAGGGGCCGGGGGGCCGCGGCACAGACCGTCCcgtccctcctcctcctcctcctcctcctcgccggCTCTCCCCGGCCCGGGGCTCCCGGCCGGTCCCCGCTCCGCCGGCGCTCTTCCCGGCGCCGGCGCCTCCGGAgccgcgggcgggggcgggcagCCCCGGGCCCCCGGCCCCTCCGCCCGCCGCGCCtcttctgagggaaaaaaaaaaaaaaagaagaaaaaacaaaaagaaggaaaagaaagaaaaggcgAAGAaagcgggagcggggcggggcgggggaagGGGCTGGCGGGGGTGGCCCGGAGAGAgccgggggggcgggggggccgcTTTCCTGTGCCCGCCGGCGAGAGCCCTCCGTGGGCAGTCGCCCTGTGTGTCCCCGAGGGCGGGGGGGCGGCTCCCggcgggatgggatgggatcgGAGCGGAGCGGAGGGAGAAAGAAACCCCGAGGGGATGGCAGGAGGCGGCTGTACCGGGGGTCCTCCTGCAGCGCCCCCCGTCCCCCGAGCAGCTCCAGGCGGAAGGTCCTGGAATACAGCGGGAACACGCAGAGCTGcatgtgcgtgtgtgtgtaaTGTGTGCAGATGTGCTCATACATGCATTTTGTGGGGGGTGCCCCTCTTTTCCAATCCACCCTGCGTCAGCGTGATCCCCCGGGACTGGTCTGTGTCCTGGATGGATCCTGTGGCTCCCAGGTCCCATTTCTGAGTTGACCCAAAAGCACAGCAGGAGGACAGTGAGTGCCTCTCActgttccagggatgggaaggacTTACCAGGGGGCAGGATCATGGGATTCAGCAACCAGAGCCATACAAAAACAACCAGCATGAGAGCCAAAGCCACAGATTTGGTGTCTCCTAAGGCAAAGTGCTGCTTCACACAGCCCTACCAGTTCTGGGCACAGACACCTCTCCCAACCCCAGGcatgctgggcacagctctcccagccccaggcactgtgggcacagcatcaccagctctgccagccctgtgcaTGTCCAGCGCTCTCAGCCTCTCTGCCCCTTGCTCAGGCTGGAGTAATTTCCACTGTTGCATTCGTGGGAATGGGCTCAAGGCCGGGActggggctgggaaaggagacAGGACCAGGGCGGGTGGGACGGCCACAGCGTGGGCTGCAGGCTGCCGGGGCAGTCTCACTAGTGAACATTTGTCCAGGGATCAGCGAGCGGCCAAAGGACATGCTGTGAAAACAAGCAGAGACGGGAGGAggtgcagctgggctgctggcaTGTGGGAGGGAGGACGGCGCCAGCGAGGCCTTCACGTTTGCTTCCCATTTCCTTGGGAGCTGGCAAGAGCCCTCCCACTGCCCGTATGGATCACGAGTCTTGCAGGGGCTCAGGCACCAGTGTTCGTGTGGGTGGGCTGAAGCTTGGCCCCGGGTATCAGCCTGGGGCACCCAGCTGAGCCCACCACAGTACTGGCCTTTGGCTCCAAGCCCCTgctcagcattcccagtgccaaCTGCGACCAGCTGGGCAGCTCCCCATCCTCACCAGCGGCCAATTTCTCCTGTAATTGTGTTAGTTC
The nucleotide sequence above comes from Corvus cornix cornix isolate S_Up_H32 chromosome 20, ASM73873v5, whole genome shotgun sequence. Encoded proteins:
- the KIAA1755 gene encoding uncharacterized protein KIAA1755 homolog — encoded protein: MQLCVFPLYSRTFRLELLGGRGALQEDPRYSRLLPSPREEARRAEGPGARGCPPPPAAPEAPAPGRAPAERGPAGSPGPGRAGEEEEEEEEGRDAMPESSLRCLERSLGITGAVGWLPSVYQPCHTAYSSCSTEGVNWELLVHTWHRPSVLAPLWGTQEGLEPLSSAALPVWVSQGPDSGTVQRGMVGRGTGSGGTVSPLRGRSPTIDTFLPQDARSLDAAVQSALQALYPPFEATAPTVLGQVFRLLETSYQGDGLCCLLQFLIPAKRLFERLRQAACAPYFNRIFLHEGWPLCLHEKVVVHLAPLNPLLLRPGDFYLQAEPCEEHTARVTVKHLSLDLRSVEETPVPEATHALLFTNAWLEEVNSSWAGAPLHTCLVATENGVTPLPWSRIATPEFTDKPRAGADSVPADAWHEPAPETVPELAAPGTPVPHGTANVPTPYSNIVGTIPGCKATSRTSSQGRYPGLIKVEQAGLRKKLAPLAVPSLSEIISQNLEGEYVDLLEQSQEDMDLLTRSLLPPCLPGRIRAGAEVKLPWNGGTEADAWPCGGALSSEESPCSPCLGRKLTQEPGPHGPKCRQRDSYMAALQNPGTWLGAAPGDERVTGQHEGAWKKMSAIYSPRMGRARAAGKGMNAATAAPTEERCPESASCKNGPSVASTGTAGQEPPAWQDLHAGLLRSGIICLPGSSDKLGRALLLVTTSGSAWRAAWCSAAELARLILYLCSLPRKEVKNGERREAKDVGLTVVVDARKQPPAPILFSALRSVQSVSPGCIHSMLLLAEKELVSHRERLSGVQVETLTSLKALGRHVDSSQLPPELDGAFPYCHGEWVQFFQKLHPFTAGLRRASELLQCCIQELRNTDALAGTQDAAMGIRRHQELMQKVLSDPQLVRVQREGGFVLARLRREAARLCASDHVRAGMELAEGLYSQLEEELHDLVSQSNSCLERLEFLRKVRELETEFGKLGSWLDGEAAARLQEMGTEEWSPDSCQGSTEHFKEFLAQATARYQHGLTLCQEAAEVRDTAFPEADAFQVAAALFQTKLMSFSKQLERRQAERELLQELARFSNKVAGLKLDCRQCSARAQRGEGQALRCLQRSFQKLSVEFALEKLQEMKAQVRRMQSSQGLAAWTEARHRYQETRQILEEMLAELQEAWGAQVDGQGDSSSPPSPGSAAPHTEDPTCRAAPSPEPAVLGGKVLAEQPETSTEGPGQSQPSISPGSTLGVEQGSLQPHCQLKPQGACASHHHISADTPHPKPKSKASLGAAGHLTQECSQPPRRRPFTLPPWTRFPGADPLCPTAVPHGAASDPSTPGAPAGPRPEAAQYFQVSSQSSFSSEDSDSQNSTEEAPASSLALPRDLQSPRPPCPSEKAHQIIYLENHHTESSAKGNAK